The genomic segment tttttattaatatatatagatgtttttttttttttgttttcaataacTTCAAGCTAACTCAACTTGTTACAATGAGAGAATATATAGATGATGAATGCAAATGGCTTCTTACcgctaagaaaaaaaataactagaAAGGACATACAACACATTTTGGGATATAAGATTTCTTCGAGGGGATTTTGGCTAACACATTCACATCGATTAAATGGCccatataatataaaaaatacatatgagagaaaaaataaagaactAGGCGTAACCCTTGCGCGcgcttacatacatattatttatccattcataaaaaaacaattaaactaaaatttttacttaataaccTTAATAAAAGATAGAAACGGACAGCTGTGTAaattacatgtatgtatatatatatatagatgtatatCGTTGTTTGGTGGCTATTGCAGGGAGACGGAGTAAGGAGAGGTAGTGGGGAGAAGcctaaattgaaaaaattagaTTAGATCCAACCAAACTaagcaaaaacacacacacaagagaAATTCCAAATTTTATGGCTTTGAGAGTTGTGGGTATAGGAAGGAAAAGCTGAAGGTTGTTTGCTTTtgggtggtgctggtggtggtgttagTTAATGGTGGTATTATTTTTGGTAATGGTGGTGATAGCTGGTTGGTAGAGTTCTGGCTTTGCAATTGATGCCTAATTTGGGGGAGATGTTGGAGTTGCTTGCACACTATGTTAATAAATACGCTGCAATATGAGCATAGTTTATGGGTATGAGAGTATATGATGTTCGTCGTtgctgtttgtttttgtttttgctgatgatgttgttgttgtcgtcgtctcTGGATGATCATGATGCTTTTAGGTGTCCTTGTGCTTCTCATAGAAGGCatccaaatattttttatactcCTTTTGATCGTGCCACATCATCGCGGCCTGCGCGTTTAATGGACTCTCGTTGTTTGGCTCTCCAAGCAGTGATTGTATGGACAACAATATGGTGCGTACATCATATAATGCTGACCATTTGTCCTTTAATATATCAAGACAAATGGCCCCCTGCAAATCAACATTCGGATGAAAGCAGGGCGTCAGGAACTTTACTACTGGCGCAGCATATGGATACGAGTTGGGAAAATCGAGGGAAAGGCGATATGTTTGATTGGCATATACTGTATTCCGCGGGCCCTCCAGTGTGCCCACCCATTTAAAGATGTTCTCGCCATCTGGAAATGCTGAAATCCCCTTCTCATTGGCCATCATTAAATTCATCAGTTCCTTGTGCAGTCTGCGGGAAAAATATAGACGAAGATAGAGATGTTCAAGAAGAGGAAGAAGTTGGAGGGAGATTAATGCAGAGTCACTCGGATTTGGCGCGCGCGTCTTCCTCTCACCTTTTGCTCACAGCATGATTGTCTTTTACGGGCAACGAGTCATCAGTGTGTTTGCTGCTGCCGCCAGCACCTCCGCTTTGCTCTGGGCTGATGTTCTGTGCCATTGTGAATCTTGATTGGTAGTAGTTACTTGATGGTTTCTTGATTGGATCGGTGTTTGAATGGTTGCTTTGATGCTTGCTGCCGTGCTGTGTCTCTTTGGAATttggtgttttcttttttgactTGAATGTTTCTAAACGTTTCACTACGTAAATAcagtatttatatatacatatgcatatagaTATATGCGATAATAATTTTGGAGCTGGATCAGAATATATGCTgctatttatttgtttttttttagagagTTGGAATTAGAAAAATCTTTTTCCActattgtgtgtgtgcttaGGCTTtacattaaaacaaaatggggGGAAAGGAGAAAACACAGTTAAAGCGTGCACAGGGTTGTATTTCATAGGCTTCATTTTCAACCAGTGACAGCTGTAATCTAGCGAGTGCTACGTTCACACGATAACTCAGAACGAGAAGTGGCGAGAATAATAttatttgtaaaaaaaaatctatatgCTTACAATAAAGCACTGCATTATACGGCGCaaagaaaattatattatACTTCTGACACTCCTATAACGAAAAATAATCTCACATGTAACTTGAATTAATTTatcgattttaaaattaacGTCTTTTTGGTGACGCGACTTCGTGAGGTTGCCCCGTATAACCGTCGATTAATTCGACATTGGCAGCAACAGAGTCAAGATATGCTCCAAGAAAAGTAACGAAAGAAATCAACAAATGGATGAGAATGAAAGTAGCCTGATTATTTACGGCTTGGAACTACAGGCTCGAGCTCTGACTCCTCAATATGGTGAAGGCAACGATGT from the Drosophila willistoni isolate 14030-0811.24 chromosome XR unlocalized genomic scaffold, UCI_dwil_1.1 Seg105, whole genome shotgun sequence genome contains:
- the LOC6645043 gene encoding ubiquitin-conjugating enzyme E2 C; translated protein: MAQNISPEQSGGAGGSSKHTDDSLPVKDNHAVSKRLHKELMNLMMANEKGISAFPDGENIFKWVGTLEGPRNTVYANQTYRLSLDFPNSYPYAAPVVKFLTPCFHPNVDLQGAICLDILKDKWSALYDVRTILLSIQSLLGEPNNESPLNAQAAMMWHDQKEYKKYLDAFYEKHKDT